TGTCTACGAGACCTTGAAAGACATGTCCAGGAAATATTTTCTTCAGGATGGTGGTATGTTGTTAGCTACTTCTCCTTTtctatttgattggatcaagtTAAGTCTTCGTTTCCTCAGATGCATCACCATTACTGAAAaggttaaaatttaaatatcatGCAGAACCTGGCCCTCTTGTGCAACTCAGTTGTGGGACAATTTCAGGAGCCCTTGGAGCAACCTGCGTTTACCCACTACAGGTGGTAAGAACAAGGTAATGCACACAAAATATAAGCCATTTTTGTCCATTGGCGAAAAATTTTGGCGATAGAATCATAGAAACCAGTATTGTCCATGCATCAGAAAACATACCTTGTTTGTATTGATTGATGAGTTATTTTtcagaatgcaagctcatcGTGCCACCAAAGGCATGACCGACAATAGCATGTCAGGTGTATTCTTGAGAACATTTCGGATCGAAGGTTTTTGGGGCTTCTATAAAGGTCTTTTTCCAAATCTTCTCAAAGTCGTACCATCAGCCAGCATCACATATCTGGTTTACGAAGCCACAAAGAAGAGACTGGATCTTGATTAGGCGTTGCTATGTCTCTACTAGACAGCTGAAATGGAGTCGACGATgatgataaattaattaacttTGTAAACTGGCGATCGGTTATTCTTGGGATTATACTCTAGATTTTGATTCTTGCTTGAGATAGCTACCATTACATGGAGTTATCTACTAGGGATTGACTTACTAACTAGTTGAGAGATGTAAATGTGCCTCTGTGTTGAGTGATGATACTAGGTGATTGTTGTAAACTTTTGCCACAAAGGTATACATGTGCACAACAAATACCAAACCTGCGGAACTGTCATTTTTTTGCTATATTAATAATATACTGTTGAATTTTCCTATGATGTCTGAAGTTGGGGAAATGTGGAGGAATGACTTTGTTCAAacattatttttggaaaataagtGTGTTCGAGTGTATACAAAACACATtagataattattattttttaaataaatgtttGACCAAAGAAAGATTATTTTTTGCCATCCACAAGAGAAAAGAGGGCACTGATgatgtatgtttttttttagCTAACTTAAAGAAAATTTATTATCTTGATTTTAATCTGTTTATAtttgacaaaaaaatattacttgtctgtttttttttccatcatttaattttttaattatatatataaaatatccttctaaaattataaaaaattcatctttattttttttaaaaaaataaaaatttatattagtaaattcataaagagtgggtcttttgtgagacggtctcacgaatctttatctgtgagacgggtcaatcctatcgatattcacaataaaaaataataatttttcatggatgactcaaataagaatttcgtctcacaaaatacgacacgtgagaccgtctcacacaaatttttatcattcATAAAACTATCTTGTTCCGATAAACTTTATATgtattcttgattttttttttttacaatcatATCATTTATAAGATGACATatcatgttttaatttttttttaagaattttgaaCATGATATCTAATATTTTCACACAAAATATAGAtatcaatataatataatatttagttaatatataagaaattttttttaaagaagaaaATATGAGAGTTTGGAATCTGGGAATGTACGTGGGGCTTCAAGAGTGTTCCATAACAACGCTGTCCCGTTAGCTTTTCGACAGCTATCCTTTTCTCCTCCATTATTACTTTATTAATCTCATCTCTCGCAGCTATAAATCAATCACAAGACTCGAATCTTCTACGAAGATCGGAAAATCATGGCATTTCGAGCTGCTGTATGTACTTTACAAGTCTCCGTTTTCTTTCATTAAAAATTCTGGAAGAATGAAATATGAGTTTACTTCTTGTTCTTGCAGGCTTACTGGAAATCGATGGCTAACGAGTTACGAGGGAGGTCGAGTTTTACAACGTCGACTTCCCCGAAACTGAAAGCTTATTATGTTGATTCTCCCCATTTGGTCCAGTCTTCTCCAGGATTCATCAAATCCAAGTAATAAtcatcaaatatatatacatacacatataCGAGTGAACTGTCAAGAATTTGTTTTTTATGCGGTTTATGCCTGAACAGGTTGCCGAAGGGTGATTTCTTTCCGGTCTGCGTGGCCCTGGGGATGATAGCTTTATCCGCCAGTTTCGGGGTGTACACGGCGCTGCATCAGCTGGGGCGTGCTCCCAATGTGTCCGTCCGGAAGTCGAGGCGGGAGACGTTCCCGGAGGTGGCGGAGCCGGAGCACGTGGCGGATGATGCTGATAAGTTTGTGAAGCAGTCGTTTTTCCGGAAGGTGGCCCATATCCAGCACTCCGATCGCCAAGAAATCTTGTCGAATCCCATCGGTGGCGATGTTTTGGCCAGGTGCGTGCTATGTTATTCACGTCAAGTTTTGGtcctttaaataataaaatataaaaataaaaaataaactggACATCGatggaaatttttaaaaattattataataaaaactATGAACAAgataaaaagaattttattataatatttaacgTATACAGTGGTGTACAATCACTTATtgtgtttttaaaaaaacacattCTCCCTTGATACAATGGAACAAAAAACTTCCCAAATATTACCGAAGAAAAGAGCTACCTCAATGCCTCAGACATTTGGTTGTCAAAATATTGAATAAACGACATCATTATCTATATGAATAATATCTTTATAATATGATAGTCTGCAAATCTCGTCGTCATCAGGTGAGTGAAATCTAACCCTTTGACGAGATCACCAGATTATGCCATCCGACCCATTGTCGATTTTTTTGCTTTTCTGATAATTACTAAAATTATTTCCAAGATAGAGTTCAAgactaaaattaaaatttaataacattattatAGAAAAAATCTAATTATCTTTAATTAGGTTATTACCGAAATTAATGAATTGTTTCCATCGAAATAGTTTAATTTTGTCCATTTACTTacaaacggtctcacgaattttttaTCTGTGAGTCGGTCATCCTtaccgatattaacaataaaaagtaatactctaatcataaaaattaatatttttcattgatgactcaaataaaatattcgtttcacaaaatacgatccatgagaTTGTTTTATCCACGTTTATGCTTGTACCTGCGTATTAATCAATCTATTGTTCGTCGTTTGGGCTTATCAGAAGCTTGTGTGTTTTTTTAACTATGCAGGCCTATGCGTGGGGAGTGATTGAAAGATATTGGAGTGGACCGAAGGCCCTATGGACGGACATATGGGCTTTTCACTTCACTTTTCTTCTCGACAATATTGTACATTTACCTGTAACATATGTGGAGGAATAAAATGCAAAATCAGGATTTTTATTATcttttaattctaattaaattaGTATCGTGTTGTATAATATCATCTTTTATCAAGTTAGTTTTTGTGGGGTTTACATGATTTCGAGTCTTATCTTATTAAATTATATAGACACGGTTTAtgacaaaaaattgtgtgaggcgGTCTtacgaatcgtattttgtgaaacagatatctcttatttgagttatccatgaaaaaatattattttttattgcgaATATTGATAGAATTgatccgtctcatagataaagattcgtgagatcatttCACAAGATATCTGTTCAGATTGATTTGTTTTATGAATTGTTAGATCTTTTGACATgacatattatatattt
This window of the Primulina tabacum isolate GXHZ01 chromosome 12, ASM2559414v2, whole genome shotgun sequence genome carries:
- the LOC142520853 gene encoding uncharacterized protein LOC142520853, with protein sequence MAFRAAAYWKSMANELRGRSSFTTSTSPKLKAYYVDSPHLVQSSPGFIKSKLPKGDFFPVCVALGMIALSASFGVYTALHQLGRAPNVSVRKSRRETFPEVAEPEHVADDADKFVKQSFFRKVAHIQHSDRQEILSNPIGGDVLARPMRGE